In the genome of Gemmatimonadota bacterium, the window CCCCTATGACGAAGGGTTTCGCCTCGGACATGGGTCATTCAGAGGAGGTTTTGGCCCGGCCACTCGGGCCAGGTGGGGCAGGGGAAGCATCAGCCGGTGGCGTCTGTTCGGTCTGTTCGAGCCGGGACGGCGGCTGCCGGGCGAAGTCGGTTTTTCGCAGGTACAGGGGTTCGAGCGCGTTCAGATCGAACTGCTCGCCCCGCTTGAGGCGGTCCAGGCCGAGGAACGCTGTCGAGGAGGCCATCAGCCGACCCGTGCCCGCGGGCGGGAAGCAGGCCCGTGCACCGAGAATGGCGACGATGTCCGGTTGGTACGCGTCGACACCGCTGCCGACGAGCAACACTTTGTTCTCGATGGATGCCAACACGTCTTCGAGCGGCCCCACCCTGAATTCGGACTGCCGCTCGGGCCGACCTCCAGACGTATCGTAGCGGGCTTCGTAGACCTGACCCCTGCGGGCGTCGGTCAGCACGTGGACGGGATACCTGCACCAGGGCGCCTGGAAGGCGATGGCGTCGAGCGTGGGCACGGCGGCGACCGGCCGCTTCGTCACGTAGGCAAGGCCCTTGACCAGGCTTAATCCTACCCGCAGTCCGGTATAGGATCCAGGACCGATCGAGATCGCGAATCCTTCCACTTCCGGCCACTGCACGTCCAGGTCGTCCATGATACGTTCCAGCATTCCGGGCAGCTTTTCAGCATGCACGCCGCCCAGTTCCTGCGACGCTTCGGCCATCACCTTGCGGTCCCGGATCACGGCGATCCCGGCGATCGTGGAAGATGTCTCGAGTCCCACGACGATCATGGGTGGTTTATCTCCGTCAGGGGTGGCTTGTTTCGGTCATGGTCAGTAACGCAGCTTGGTTAACAACCAGCCGCCGATCAACAGCACGAAGACCGGGGCCAGGTCGATCCGAACGTTCGTCTTTGGAACGGGAATGGGTGGAATGATCCGCCTGAAGGGCAACAGGACCGGTTCCGTCAGCCACGTCAGCAGACGTACGAGCGGCGAGGCCGGGTCCGGGTTGAACCAGGACATGATCGCGCGGACGATGATGAGGACCAGGTATATCCGTAATATCTGGATCAGGATCATGATAATGGCGTATCTGACGAATATCGCTGCGCTCCGAATGCATGGGAACTTTACCGACCATCGTGGGCTTTGTCAACGACGAAGATAGTGACCAGGACGCCCCGGTTGCCTGGGTCCCGATTCGATGCCGTGTGCGAATCCGATCGCCCGGATCTCCAGGGAGTAAGTAACCTCTGGCGCGGCGCGATCCACCCATCTATCTTACGCCAGTCTGATGATACCCAGGCGGTTGCGGCGACACGGTCTCGCGGTGCTTCATGACGCGGATGCAGATGTCCGGCACCGTGATCCGGGAGACCGCAAGGCGTTGCAGCGACACCGATCGGAAAGGAGTCTCATGGCGGACATCCGTGTGGATGGGGAGAAACTGCGGGCTTTCACGGCGGCGGTATTCGAGCAGGTCGGCCTGACGCCTTCAGACGCGGCCATCGAAGCCGAAGTGCTGGTATGGGCGAACCTGCGGGGGGTGGACTCCCATGGCGTCCAGCGGGTCAACGGATATGTCCACTCGGTGGAAGCCGGACACTACAATCCCCGGCCGAATATCCGGATCGAAAGGGAGACGCCCGCCACGATGCTCATCGAGGCTGATCGCGCCTTCGGACCGGTGGTCACGACCTACGCCATGAACCAGGCTGTCGAGAAGGCCCGCGAGGCGGGTATCGGATGGGTGCTGATCAGAAACACGACCCACCAGGGCGCCATGGCATATTACGCGCAGATGGCCGCCCGGGAGAACATGGCCGGTATCGCTTCCGTCTGCAATCCGCCGAACATGGCGCCTCCGGGCGCGCGGGCCCCGGGGGTGCACAACAGTCCGATCGCCATCGCCGTACCGGGCAGCGACGGTCGTGCCATATCCCTGGACATGGCCACGAGCGTGGCCGCCTTCGGCAAACTGGACGTGGCCGTGGACCGGGGCGAGTCCATTCCCGACACGTGGGCGCTGGACGGAAACGGACATCCGACGACGGATCCCCGCAAAGCCCGGTTCCTGCAGCCCGCGGCCGGCTACAAGGGGTATGGACTGGCCCTCATCTTCGAGTGCCTGTCGAGCCTGATGGTCGGCAATCCCCTGTTGACGGCCGCCATCACGGGACCCGGCGCCCGACCCGGCGTGCAGAACAGCTTCATCGGCGCCATCGATATCGCGGCGTTCACCGATCCGGACACCTACCGCACGCAGATCGATGAGCTCGTCTCGGCCATGAAGGGCCTGCCGCGCGTTGAAGGGGTCGACGAACTCTTCGTGCCGGGCGAACCGGAGGAACTCGTCCACCGGGAGCGCATCGAGCATGGGATTCCGTTGCCACCTGGGACCCGGGACAAACTCATCGAGGTCGCCGCGAAATTCGGGCTGGTAGTGCCGTGGGAGGCGTAGGCGGACGGATATGTCCGAGGAGTGTCAAGGGATTAGAACATTTTGGAGATCAAGCGCATGACCAGTGACTGGGGCTATTCGGAAGAAGGGTTGAAGCACTACAACGCGTGTCGCACCATCGGTCCCATCGTGGTGGACGGTCGGCTCGACGAGGCTTCGTGGCAACACGCCGTCCGTTCGCCGCGCTTCGAGGACCTGGAGGAGCCGGGCCGGCCGGGGCTGTTCGACACGCGGGCCGCGGTGCTCTGGGACGACGACTGCCTGTACGTGGGCTTCTGGGTGGAGGACCCAGACGTGCGGGCGACGTACACGGAGCGCGATTCCATGATCTGCGAGGAGAACGACGTGGAGGTCTTCATCGCCGGGAGAGACAGTTACTATGAATTCGAAATGAACCCCCTGGGCACGATCATGGAACGGTTCTACGTGTGGCAGAACGCCTACGTGGAGGCCGGATTCGGCGCGCATCCCGAATTCGACCTCCAGGGCACCGACCTGGTGGATACGCTCGGGGGAATCAAGACCGGCCACGCCCATCCGCGTGGCCGCCGATGGGCGTTCCGCCAGTGGGACCTGCCGGGCTTGAAGTGGGCGGTGCACGTGGACGGCACCATCAATGACTCGACCGACCGGGACCGGGGATGGACGGCCGAGATCGCCTTCCCCTGGCAGGGCCTGAAGCACCTGGCGGACGGGCGCTCGCTGCCGGCGAGGGAAGGAGATATCTGGCGCATGGATTTCTCGCGATTCCAGTGGATCGACGAAGGCGGTTACAGGACGTGTCCGGGATGGGCCTGGAACAGCCACGGGATCTACGATTCGCACATTCCCGATCGCTTCAGCGTAATCCATTTCTCCGAAAAAACGGTGGGTGAGAGCGAGGGGCGATCGACAAGTAGCGAACTTCAGGTGCCAGGCGGCGCACCACAGGCGACGAGCGATGAACCGGTTAATCGCGTGGTCCAGGAAGGCGTCATCGGTAACGCGCAGTCCGGGCGGCCCTTTCGATACCGGTGCCGGAAGACGCGAGGAGACCTGGTTGTGGACGGCGACCTGGGCAAGGAAACGTGGTCGCTAGCGGAGCGATCTCCTTTGTTCAGCGATCACTCGGGCACCCGTGCCCTGTTCGATACCACGGCGGCTATGGCCTGGGACGACGAGTGCCTCTACATCGGTTTCTGGCTGGAGGATCGCGATATTCAGGCCACCCAGGAGGACTCCGCTCACGAGGTACGGGAGGACAGCCACGTGGGTGTGCTGATCACCGGTCACGGCGCGTACTACGACCTTGCCGTGAATCCGCTGGGCGCCACCTCGGAGATGTGCTACATCTGGAAGGAGGCCCACCGGGATGACGACCGGTTCCACGTGCCTGAATTCGACCTGGCGGTCCACCAGCCCGAGGTACTGGGCGGGCACACGCGGACCGACATCCGCGCCATGCGCTGGGCCTTCTCGGACTGGCGCATGCCCGGGTTGCGGGCCGGGGTGAAAGTGGACGGCGAACCAGGCAGAAGGGACCGGGTCGACCGGGGCTGGACCGTGGAGTTGGCCCTGCCGTGGGCAGGCTTGAAATGGCTGGCCGATGGGCAGGCTTCCGGGCCGTCCTACGATCGGACCACTGGGCAAGTCGCACCCGCTCCGGGAGACGTATGGCGTATCAGCCTATTGCGCCGGCAGGTGATCGACCAGCGCGGCCAACGCTGGCAGGCCACGTGGACCTGGCAACCGCTGGTCCTGGCGGACGGCAGCATGCCCGAGACCCACCTTGAAATTGAACTCACAGAATAGATGTATTGAGATAAAGCCGAGGGAGGCCGTGGTGCGTGGCCGCACCGGAGCGCCGTCTGTACCGGAGCTTGCCGCGGCCTACAGTATGACGCGCCAGGTCAGTTCCGGCGCATGAACCCTGAAAAGAAGTCGTTGCCCTTGTCGTCCACCACGATGAAGGCGGGGAATTTCTCCACCTGGATGCGCCAGATGGCCTCCATGCCCAGTTCGGGGTACTCCACCATCGAGACCTCCCGGATGGAATCCTTGGCCAGCCGTGCGGCCGGCCCCCCGATGGACCCGAGATAAAACCCTCCGTGCTTCTTGCAGGCGTTGGTGACCTGGACGGACCGGTTGCCCTTGGCGAGCATGACCATGCTGCCGCCGGCCGCCTGGAACTGGTCCACGTAGGTGTCCATGCGGCCCGCCGTCGTCGGCCCGAAGGAGCCCGAGGCATATCCTTCCGGCGTCTTGGCCGGCCCCGCGTAGTAGACGCAAAGGTCCTTGAAGTACTGCGGCAGTTCCTCGCCGCCGTCGAGCCGCTCCTTGAGCCGGGCATGGGCGATGTCCCGGGCGACGATCATGGGACCCGTCAGGGACAGGCGCGTGGCGACCGGGTAGCTGCTGAGGGTGGCGCGGACCTCGGCCATGGGCCGGTTCAGGTCGATTTCCACCACATCGCCGCCCAGGGTCTCGTCCGCGATCTCCGGCAGGTATTTGGACGGCTCGGTCTCCAGCTGCTCCAGGAAGATCCCGTCCCGGGTGATCTTCGACAGGATCTGCCGGTCGGCGGCGCAGGAAACGGCAATGCCCACCGGACACGAAGCGCCGTGCCGGGGCATGCGGACTACCCGCACGTCGTGGCAGAAGTATTTCCCGCCGAACTGCGCGCCGATGCCGATTTCCTGGCTCATCTTCAGCACCCTCGCTTCCATGTCGAGGTCGCGGAAGGCCTGTCCGTACTCGTTTCCCTCGGTCGGCAGGGTGTCCAGGAAGCGCGCGCTCGCCAGCTTGGCCGTTTTCAGCGTGTATTCTGCGGAGGTGCCGCCCACCACGATGGCCAGGTGGTATGGCGGACAGGCCGCCGTGCCCAGCATGCGCAGCTTCTCGTCGACGAAATCAAGGAACCGGTCCTCGTTCAGCAGCGCCCGGGTCTCCTGGAATAGGAAGCTCTTGTTCGCCGACCCACCGCCCTTGGTCATGAACATCAACTTGTACTCGTCCCCCCGGTCCGCGTAGATCTCGATCTGGGCGGGCAGGTTGGTCCGCGTGTTCGTCTCCGTGAACATATCGAGCGGCGCCTGCTGGCTGTACCGCAGGTTGGTGCTGAGGAAGGCGTTCATGGTGCCCTGCGAAAGGGCGGACTCGTCGTCGCCTTCCGTCCAGACGCGGTTGCCCTTCTTGCCCGTTACGATGATC includes:
- a CDS encoding YggT family protein; translation: MILIQILRIYLVLIIVRAIMSWFNPDPASPLVRLLTWLTEPVLLPFRRIIPPIPVPKTNVRIDLAPVFVLLIGGWLLTKLRY
- a CDS encoding carbohydrate-binding family 9-like protein; protein product: MTSDWGYSEEGLKHYNACRTIGPIVVDGRLDEASWQHAVRSPRFEDLEEPGRPGLFDTRAAVLWDDDCLYVGFWVEDPDVRATYTERDSMICEENDVEVFIAGRDSYYEFEMNPLGTIMERFYVWQNAYVEAGFGAHPEFDLQGTDLVDTLGGIKTGHAHPRGRRWAFRQWDLPGLKWAVHVDGTINDSTDRDRGWTAEIAFPWQGLKHLADGRSLPAREGDIWRMDFSRFQWIDEGGYRTCPGWAWNSHGIYDSHIPDRFSVIHFSEKTVGESEGRSTSSELQVPGGAPQATSDEPVNRVVQEGVIGNAQSGRPFRYRCRKTRGDLVVDGDLGKETWSLAERSPLFSDHSGTRALFDTTAAMAWDDECLYIGFWLEDRDIQATQEDSAHEVREDSHVGVLITGHGAYYDLAVNPLGATSEMCYIWKEAHRDDDRFHVPEFDLAVHQPEVLGGHTRTDIRAMRWAFSDWRMPGLRAGVKVDGEPGRRDRVDRGWTVELALPWAGLKWLADGQASGPSYDRTTGQVAPAPGDVWRISLLRRQVIDQRGQRWQATWTWQPLVLADGSMPETHLEIELTE
- a CDS encoding fumarate hydratase gives rise to the protein MNDYVHRELLPLGEDSTPYRLLTSDHVSSGTFEGRDILKVDTDGLILLADQAIRDSSHLLRPEHLAQLRKILDDPEASDNDRFVAMEMLKNANISAGGILPMCQDTGTIIVTGKKGNRVWTEGDDESALSQGTMNAFLSTNLRYSQQAPLDMFTETNTRTNLPAQIEIYADRGDEYKLMFMTKGGGSANKSFLFQETRALLNEDRFLDFVDEKLRMLGTAACPPYHLAIVVGGTSAEYTLKTAKLASARFLDTLPTEGNEYGQAFRDLDMEARVLKMSQEIGIGAQFGGKYFCHDVRVVRMPRHGASCPVGIAVSCAADRQILSKITRDGIFLEQLETEPSKYLPEIADETLGGDVVEIDLNRPMAEVRATLSSYPVATRLSLTGPMIVARDIAHARLKERLDGGEELPQYFKDLCVYYAGPAKTPEGYASGSFGPTTAGRMDTYVDQFQAAGGSMVMLAKGNRSVQVTNACKKHGGFYLGSIGGPAARLAKDSIREVSMVEYPELGMEAIWRIQVEKFPAFIVVDDKGNDFFSGFMRRN
- the tsaB gene encoding tRNA (adenosine(37)-N6)-threonylcarbamoyltransferase complex dimerization subunit type 1 TsaB, translating into MIVVGLETSSTIAGIAVIRDRKVMAEASQELGGVHAEKLPGMLERIMDDLDVQWPEVEGFAISIGPGSYTGLRVGLSLVKGLAYVTKRPVAAVPTLDAIAFQAPWCRYPVHVLTDARRGQVYEARYDTSGGRPERQSEFRVGPLEDVLASIENKVLLVGSGVDAYQPDIVAILGARACFPPAGTGRLMASSTAFLGLDRLKRGEQFDLNALEPLYLRKTDFARQPPSRLEQTEQTPPADASPAPPGPSGRAKTSSE
- a CDS encoding Ldh family oxidoreductase — encoded protein: MADIRVDGEKLRAFTAAVFEQVGLTPSDAAIEAEVLVWANLRGVDSHGVQRVNGYVHSVEAGHYNPRPNIRIERETPATMLIEADRAFGPVVTTYAMNQAVEKAREAGIGWVLIRNTTHQGAMAYYAQMAARENMAGIASVCNPPNMAPPGARAPGVHNSPIAIAVPGSDGRAISLDMATSVAAFGKLDVAVDRGESIPDTWALDGNGHPTTDPRKARFLQPAAGYKGYGLALIFECLSSLMVGNPLLTAAITGPGARPGVQNSFIGAIDIAAFTDPDTYRTQIDELVSAMKGLPRVEGVDELFVPGEPEELVHRERIEHGIPLPPGTRDKLIEVAAKFGLVVPWEA